TAGAATGACTACTTTCCCATGCCGGCGAAGAGCAGCGGGAAGGGCACCTCATCGGTGGTCAGGATCTGCGGAGTCGGAGGACGCGCCTCGCCCTCGGAGGTGCTATTCAGCCAGTAGGTGGTGACCGTGCCCTTGCCCTTTAGCTCGACATCGCCGCGCTGCTCCATTTGGAAGGTGCCGAACTTGTCCAGGATGGCCTTGGTGGCCGAGGACACATGTATCTTGCCCGGCTGGCCAGTGCTCTCCATTCTCGACGCCGTGTTGACCGTGTCGCCAAACAAACAGTAGTGCGGCATCTTCTTGCCCACGACTCCGGCGCACACGGAACCCGAATGCATCCCAATGCGAATCTGTATCTTGTATTCCGGTTTATGGCGGAGATTGAAGGAGCTGACTGCTCGTAGGATGTCCAGGGCCATTAGAGCAATCTCGCGGGCATGCTTGTCACCATTGGGCTCCGGCAATCCAGAAACCACCAGATAGGCATCACCAATCGTTTCCACTTTGTAGACGTCGTAGAAGCCAATGATTCGGTCAAATGTGCTATACAAGTCATTCAGGAAGTTGACCACGTCCATGGGACTGCTACGGGCGCACAGTTCGGTGAAGCCAACGATGTCACTAAAGTATATGGTCACGCTGCTGAACTCCTCCGGCTCCACAAGATCGCCGGCCATCAGTTGCTGGGCCACAGGACGCGGCAGGATTTGGTAGAGCAGCTCCTCCGTACGCTGCTTTTCCAGGCTCAACTGGCGGGTTTTCTCCTCCACGAGACTCTCGAGATTGTTGGCATACTGCTCCATGCGATTCAGTAGATCATCCATTAGATTCTCACAGAAGCCTCTGCAGGTGTTTAAAATTGCTTATAACTAAGATACCAAGATAAGATACCAAGGACACTTACTTCATTATGGTGCGAATATTACTGCGTATGGTGGAGAAAGTGGGCCGCTCCTCCTGATTGTCTGCCCAGCACTTCTCCATTAGCTCCAGCAGATCAGGTGGACACTCGCGTTCTCTGATGAGCGGACGGAATCCATTGCACTGGCGCACCTTGTGCAGGATCGTGTGAACGTCCATCTGCTGGCGCGCCTCCTGGTAGGGTCCACCACGGTTGACGATCTCCTCCAGAATAATGCCAAAGGAGTACACATCGCCGCGCTGCGTGGCTGGACAGCAACCAGGTATGGTGGTCAGTGGAAGCAGTTCGGGAGCAATCCACAAGAGCTCTGCAATAATATGCACCACTCAGTAAAAGGAAACTGATTTGATGTCTTTGGAACTCACTGAGGTAGTAGTTCTGATCCCGCACAAAATCAGAGGGCGTGGTCAGCGTTCTCAGTCCAAAGTCGGAGATCTTGAGAACGAATCGTCCGTCTATCAGGCAATTGCAAGACCTCAGCTTTCCATGGGCAGCCACATCGCTATTGTGCAGATAGTTCATGCCCTTGACAATGTCGTGGATGAGAGACATGCGAAAGTTCCAGTCCAACTCGATGGCCTCGTTCTCCAGCACATCCTTCAGACTGCCCCTCGAGCAATATTCGGTGAGGATGAGCACGGTGGGTCGCGGCAGATCGATGCAGGCGCCCACGAAACGCACCGTATTCTCGTGGCTCACATCCCGCGCCTGCTTGATCTCCCAAAGGAGCTGCGGCGTCAGGTCCACCTTCTTCACGTTCACCTTCTTGATGGCCACCCGTTCGCCCTTGAACTGGCCAATGGTGGTGTACACTTGCGGCGGCAGCGACGTGAAGCTGGCTATCGATGCGCGTCCCGAATGGATACCGAACTGCTGCAGCGATATGTTCTCCACATCCAGGCGCTGCAAGCCTCCCTTCGAACCAAACATGCCGCCCATCTCGATGAGGACATCATCGGGTCGTACGCGCCAGGACATATTATTCAGCTCCTTGCTGAGCTTCATCTGCCTGAAATCAGTGCCagtataaataaacaaaatattgataCTACGTGGAGTAACTTACTTTTGCAGAAGACAGATGACCAGAAAAACAAGGCCCAGAAAAAGAAGCAATCCAAACACGGAGTACATAATGGTAGAAACTGTCATaaggatatataatataatatataataccGATGTCTTATATTCGCGGATGTATCTTACAGTTTCCGACACAGTCTGTAGAATTGCCCAGGAAGCCACAGGGTGGCACATCCGGCGGTGGCTCCTCACGACCACCAGGCCAATGTATCTTCTTGCCATGAACAGCCGAATATACTCTGCAGAAAATAGTAAAATAATTATGCTACCTTTCCTTGAAACTTCGCTGAGATACTCTTACTTGTGAACACCGGAATAATGGGCCACAACGGAGAACTTTCCATTGATGGGATCCAGATCGAGAATGGAGTAATCAGCATCCCGGTCACCGTTGTCGTCGATGCGCACGTGCCCCGTGATACCTTCGAAGGTGCGATTCCACATCCGCCTGGTGATGTTGACCCCATCCCGGATGTCACCACCCTCGGTGAGGGTCTCGTTCAAGGCCATTCCCAGCAGGTAGACGCCATCGTAGAAGGCTCCAATAAAGAAGTTCACCTCCTCGCCCTCGCCAAACGTGTAGTTGTAATCGTAGAGCGCATTCTCCCTCACATTGTCGGCAAAGTCCTGGAACTTGGGACTTGTCGGCTGCAGGAGACTGACTCTCAGGAGGGCTTCGTATGCCTTCCGCGCCTTGGCATCGTGCTCATCCTTCATCTCCCAACCCTTGTCGCCCCAGTATTCGCTCTGAAAGATTTCCACGTCCAGGAACACCCACTCGCCATTGGTCATGCCCAGGCTGTGGGCTGCCAACATGAATTTTCGCACAAGAACGCCGCGAACCGACAGGATGACCACTGACGAGGAAAGTTTAAAACCTGCGTATATAATCGTATAATCTACCTAATCTTACCTCTGGCATACATGCTGGCGTCCTTTAGATAGTTTTCGTACACCTCCTCCTCGTTGCCGTTGAGCTCCTTGACGAAGCTCAAGAGTCCCTCCTGCCGCAGACCGTACTCCAGATTCTTGCCCACCGTCCACGAGAAGAGCTCCGATCTGTCCACCAGCAGGGCAACGTGATTCCAGTTGAACTGCCGAATGACGCTGGCAAAGACCAGGATGAGGCGGCACTGGCAGTAGGACATCCGGGTGAGCGTCGGGTACTTGGACTTGTCCTTGAACATGCCCTGCAAGGAGCAGCAGCCGAACAAACCGGAAAACCAGGCCAGAgattaaatgttatttaatttaaactacAATCCATGAACTTCCCCGCGCAAAACTTACCGTATTCTCATTCTTCCACTTGTGTATCCTTCCCAGGATTCCGGAAGTGACCGTCAGCTCACCTTCCGAGGAAGGCGGCTAGCAGCAGGTGGGCGAAATAGGGGGAGATTGCCATTTGTCAATAATACGGGCAaacttaaatgcaaattaaagaGCGGGCCAAAAGGCATTTAATTGCCAATGTCAAGAGTACGACCAGCACAATTAAGCTGGCTAAATGTGATTACTTCTGGATGTGGCACAAGGGTATGTGGATTAGTCTGAAGCTCAGGCTGGAGGCCACATTATTAAAAGCGGCGTGCTGCGTGTCCTGACACGCGACTTGGATATTCTGGCCCTGAATCCGCTGCTCTCACCTGATCTCCCATGCCGGTGATGATGGGCTTGTTCCAATAGGCGGCCAAACGTGCCACCGGCTCAAGGGCAAAGGCGCAGGCTGGTCCAATAAACGCGATTACGTCGTCCTGGAAGTACATGTCCGCAGCCAGTCCAGGAGCCCGAGCACCCGAACAGGATGGATAGCTAACATAAATAAGAACTTGATAGGTGGTGGTACGAGTAGAACTCACAGAATTAGATGTACCAACCTTCCCTTCTTTTTCAGTAGTGTTATGTTGTGAGGCTTCAGGAAAACCTTGTTAATCTCATCCAAGGCCAAGTCAACGGCCGGTCCACAACGCTCCAGATCGAATGGAGAATCTAGTCCAATTGATGAGCCATTAAATCTGAAGCCAACTATCAGAGCACTCACCCAAATGAGAAGCCATCAGAACGCCAACGTTATAGACACGCATTGTGGAGCCCATTTCGCCCACCTCAGTGTATCTAGAAAGCTGCGTAGACTTGGATTCCCTGCTCCTCTCGTACATTCTTTGCTCTAGGCCCGCATCACTGGCATTGAGCCCCGCCAAGGAAGTAGTGGAGTCCAA
The sequence above is drawn from the Drosophila melanogaster chromosome 2R genome and encodes:
- the CG3216 gene encoding uncharacterized protein, isoform D, producing MHLLGISIHFFFLMYVNCFSAHPNPRRNDITWDDLNKDISLDSTTSLAGLNASDAGLEQRMYERSRESKSTQLSRYTEVGEMGSTMRVYNVGVLMASHLDSPFDLERCGPAVDLALDEINKVFLKPHNITLLKKKGSYPSCSGARAPGLAADMYFQDDVIAFIGPACAFALEPVARLAAYWNKPIITGMGDQPPSSEGELTVTSGILGRIHKWKNENTGMFKDKSKYPTLTRMSYCQCRLILVFASVIRQFNWNHVALLVDRSELFSWTVGKNLEYGLRQEGLLSFVKELNGNEEEVYENYLKDASMYARVVILSVRGVLVRKFMLAAHSLGMTNGEWVFLDVEIFQSEYWGDKGWEMKDEHDAKARKAYEALLRVSLLQPTSPKFQDFADNVRENALYDYNYTFGEGEEVNFFIGAFYDGVYLLGMALNETLTEGGDIRDGVNITRRMWNRTFEGITGHVRIDDNGDRDADYSILDLDPINGKFSVVAHYSGVHKQMKLSKELNNMSWRVRPDDVLIEMGGMFGSKGGLQRLDVENISLQQFGIHSGRASIASFTSLPPQVYTTIGQFKGERVAIKKVNVKKVDLTPQLLWEIKQARDVSHENTVRFVGACIDLPRPTVLILTEYCSRGSLKDVLENEAIELDWNFRMSLIHDIVKGMNYLHNSDVAAHGKLRSCNCLIDGRFVLKISDFGLRTLTTPSDFVRDQNYYLKLLWIAPELLPLTTIPGCCPATQRGDVYSFGIILEEIVNRGGPYQEARQQMDVHTILHKVRQCNGFRPLIRERECPPDLLELMEKCWADNQEERPTFSTIRSNIRTIMKGFCENLMDDLLNRMEQYANNLESLVEEKTRQLSLEKQRTEELLYQILPRPVAQQLMAGDLVEPEEFSSVTIYFSDIVGFTELCARSSPMDVVNFLNDLYSTFDRIIGFYDVYKVETIGDAYLVVSGLPEPNGDKHAREIALMALDILRAVSSFNLRHKPEYKIQIRIGMHSGSVCAGVVGKKMPHYCLFGDTVNTASRMESTGQPGKIHVSSATKAILDKFGTFQMEQRGDVELKGKGTVTTYWLNSTSEGEARPPTPQILTTDEVPFPLLFAGMGK
- the CG3216 gene encoding uncharacterized protein, isoform C, producing MHLLGISIHFFFLMYVNCFSAHPNPRRNDITWDDLNKDISLDSTTSLAGLNASDAGLEQRMYERSRESKSTQLSRYTEVGEMGSTMRVYNVGVLMASHLDSPFDLERCGPAVDLALDEINKVFLKPHNITLLKKKGSYPSCSGARAPGLAADMYFQDDVIAFIGPACAFALEPVARLAAYWNKPIITGMGDQPPSSEGELTVTSGILGRIHKWKNENTGMFKDKSKYPTLTRMSYCQCRLILVFASVIRQFNWNHVALLVDRSELFSWTVGKNLEYGLRQEGLLSFVKELNGNEEEVYENYLKDASMYARVVILSVRGVLVRKFMLAAHSLGMTNGEWVFLDVEIFQSEYWGDKGWEMKDEHDAKARKAYEALLRVSLLQPTSPKFQDFADNVRENALYDYNYTFGEGEEVNFFIGAFYDGVYLLGMALNETLTEGGDIRDGVNITRRMWNRTFEGITGHVRIDDNGDRDADYSILDLDPINGKFSVVAHYSGVHKVYSAVHGKKIHWPGGREEPPPDVPPCGFLGNSTDCVGNFSTIMYSVFGLLLFLGLVFLVICLLQKQMKLSKELNNMSWRVRPDDVLIEMGGMFGSKGGLQRLDVENISLQQFGIHSGRASIASFTSLPPQVYTTIGQFKGERVAIKKVNVKKVDLTPQLLWEIKQARDVSHENTVRFVGACIDLPRPTVLILTEYCSRGSLKDVLENEAIELDWNFRMSLIHDIVKGMNYLHNSDVAAHGKLRSCNCLIDGRFVLKISDFGLRTLTTPSDFVRDQNYYLKLLWIAPELLPLTTIPGCCPATQRGDVYSFGIILEEIVNRGGPYQEARQQMDVHTILHKVRQCNGFRPLIRERECPPDLLELMEKCWADNQEERPTFSTIRSNIRTIMKGFCENLMDDLLNRMEQYANNLESLVEEKTRQLSLEKQRTEELLYQILPRPVAQQLMAGDLVEPEEFSSVTIYFSDIVGFTELCARSSPMDVVNFLNDLYSTFDRIIGFYDVYKVETIGDAYLVVSGLPEPNGDKHAREIALMALDILRAVSSFNLRHKPEYKIQIRIGMHSGSVCAGVVGKKMPHYCLFGDTVNTASRMESTGQPGKIHVSSATKAILDKFGTFQMEQRGDVELKGKGTVTTYWLNSTSEGEARPPTPQILTTDEVPFPLLFAGMGK